A genomic segment from Desulfovibrio aminophilus encodes:
- a CDS encoding transposase, producing the protein MRSCPQCGGVWAYSLSDGRFKCRRCG; encoded by the coding sequence ATGAGAAGTTGCCCTCAATGTGGTGGGGTCTGGGCGTACAGTCTGTCCGACGGTCGTTTCAAGTGCCGGAGATGCGGGCA